The sequence below is a genomic window from Ipomoea triloba cultivar NCNSP0323 chromosome 2, ASM357664v1.
aactttcaaagaaagattgataatatactttatgaattagaatgattcatattatacattatgctttagaataatgtaaattatgaattataacaATATATGGCATTGGGTCAtgtaaacaataaaatatacgaAAGGACATCATTTTTCGACCATGATTTACACAATAACTATTGATGGTAATAAGACACGTACTTGGCCTCGCCTTGCACTACAATTATTGTTCATTTGTTCTTCGGCTGCAATTAACATGCTTAAAATAcggttattttatttatttattttggatgaGGACTTCATGGTGGTCCTGTGGTCCACTGGTCCTCGTCCAAATAGGACCTCCATGAGTCCGGTAGGGGTGCCGTATGTGACAAATTATTGTGGAGAccataaaaatatacatttttaatatattaaaagtacattatttatgtattaaatgtatattatataaaattgtaGTCTTTAGTGTAATGAAactgataaattaaattttgttagGATTTATGTCACAATTTGATGGCAAAATTGTTCAACTCATTGTAACTCTCTTCATGGCTTCATGCTGGTGTATAACTGTATACTTAGAAAAACTCTTTTGTACCTGCGTGGTAACTCAACTGGTCACAATGGTGAAGTTTGAGAAAAAAGACCAGAGATAGAGTTTCACTAGCAGTAGTGTACGGTCTCTTTGGGTTGGGGATCAACCCAAAActcttttataaaattaaagaagatgctcccaatttatttatattatggaTAAATGTGAAGTGGTGTGCCATAATCTATCCATGGTGATAAGCCACGTACCAGGCCTCGCTTTGCACTACAATTATTGTTCTTTGGCTGTTTGCATGCCATGCCATGCCATCCACATGCTGAAAATCTAAGCTCCTTAGTCCTTCATTGCCTATATATTCAGCATTATTTGTATGTGTATTCATCCACACCTTCACATGCTGCATGCAGTCATCAATGGCGGTTCCTTCCCACCCATCCTCCTTTCTCTTCATATTCTTATTGTTATTATGTAGTCTCCTTTCAGTCCACAGGGTTTCTTCTACTACTGTTTCAGTAGAGGAGGAACCGGAGAGCTTTATCGTTTTCATGTCGAAATCTAAGAAACCCCAGGCTTTCTCCACCCATTATCACTGGTATTCATCCATAATCGGTACACTTTCCCCTCTCTCTAACGACTCATCATCATCTGAGCTATTGTACACCTATGAGCGTGTTGCCCATGGTTTTTCTGCTCGCCTCAGGCCCTCCCAGGCCTCTGAACTACGAAACGTTCCGGGCGTGATTTCTGTCCTTCCGGACCACGTCCACCAGATCCAAACCACTAATACCCCTCAATTTTTAGGCTTAAGTGACAGTGACCCATCTGGTCTCTGGCGCATCTCTGATTGCGGGGCTGATATTATAGTGGGTGTTCTCGACACAGGAATCTGGCCTGAGAGGGCAAGCTTCTCGGGCCAGGGTCTATCTCCCAGGCCTAATAGTTGGCTGAGCAAGTGCCAGGTGGGTCAAGATTTTCCGGCGACTTCgtgtaataataaaatcattggTGCTCGTTTTTATTCCACCGGCTACCAAGCTACGACTAGAAAGCAGCGAATAGACGATGAATTATCGGCGGAATCGTTATCCCCCAGAGATATGAACGGCCATGGCACACATGTTGCCTCTACTGCCGCTGGATCTATTGTTCAGAACGCTAACCTTTTCGGATACGCACAGGGCGAAGCCAGAGGCATTGCGGTGAAGGCCAAAATAGCAGTTTACAAAGTTTGCTGGTTCAGTGGTTGTGCCGATTCCGATATTCTCGCTGGGATGGATCAAGCCGTTATAGACGGCGTGGACGTTCTTTCGCTTTCGATTGGTGGTCCAGATGGCGGCTCCGCCGGCGCCGCTAGGGATTACCGTCAGGATCCCCTCGCAATTGGAGCCTTTGGTGCGGTGGAACATGGTGTGAACGTCGTCTGCGCGGCTGGAAATTACGGCCCCAAACCTTACACTGCTAGGAACATCGCTCCATGGATTTTAACCGTCGGTGCTTCCACTATTAATAGGGAATTCCCGGCCGTGGTGACCCTAGGGGACGGCCGGACCTTCACCGGCACCTCCTTATACTCCGGCGCAGCCCCAAGCCGAAACCTAGTTTCGGTCATCTACGGTGGTAACTGTCTTTCCGGGCAACTCGTCGCTTCAATAGTCACCGGCAAAATCGTGTTTTGTGAGCAAGGAGGAG
It includes:
- the LOC116010653 gene encoding subtilisin-like protease SBT1.4 is translated as MQSSMAVPSHPSSFLFIFLLLLCSLLSVHRVSSTTVSVEEEPESFIVFMSKSKKPQAFSTHYHWYSSIIGTLSPLSNDSSSSELLYTYERVAHGFSARLRPSQASELRNVPGVISVLPDHVHQIQTTNTPQFLGLSDSDPSGLWRISDCGADIIVGVLDTGIWPERASFSGQGLSPRPNSWLSKCQVGQDFPATSCNNKIIGARFYSTGYQATTRKQRIDDELSAESLSPRDMNGHGTHVASTAAGSIVQNANLFGYAQGEARGIAVKAKIAVYKVCWFSGCADSDILAGMDQAVIDGVDVLSLSIGGPDGGSAGAARDYRQDPLAIGAFGAVEHGVNVVCAAGNYGPKPYTARNIAPWILTVGASTINREFPAVVTLGDGRTFTGTSLYSGAAPSRNLVSVIYGGNCLSGQLVASIVTGKIVFCEQGGGPSIVDKGIIVNQAGGVGMIIPNLPNDGYELVANADMIPTSVVTAPDGDSIRSYVRSTTLSPTARFEFRRTVIGGSPSAPRLAAMSGRGPNIRTPEILKPDVIAPGINILAAWTGAKSPSQSSNDGRRTEFNIISGTSMACPHVSGLVALLQKVYPLWNPGAIKSALMTTAVTQDNSGRNLIDLSTGQTSVPYYHGSGHVDPTRAVDPGLVYDTGINDYVDFLCTIGYNSQTIALFLRDGPLVDCRTRNLDNPGSLNYPSFSVVFNNNLRTVKYKRTVKNVGRIKNPVYNVEVTIPSNVRVTVSPTRLVFSEANSILSYEVTFTSVTPVDSVFGSLVWSDGAGHVVSSPIAVIWRQAVDLQAEL